In Rhodamnia argentea isolate NSW1041297 chromosome 1, ASM2092103v1, whole genome shotgun sequence, the genomic window TTCTTGTGAATAGGCACCTCGAAGTCAGATGATGCCTCGTTGTTGTTCGTTTGAATCGGCGGATTGACATATGCAAACTTGACAGGAACCGCTTCAGttctcccattttgttgggCGATGGATCGCGGGTACATGGGGGCACAACGAATGGCTTGGAAATTTGAGGTTGAGTCGGAGTGGCTCCTTTCCGTCTATAGGCGTTTGAAGGGAATGAAGAAGGCCGAGTACGTTTTATCTGAGCAGAAGACGGGGAGAGCCGGAAAACTTTACATTCCAAGTGCTTGTTCAGGTGCGTTATATACTGAGTAATCTGGGGATAAAACAAGGCCTAGATAGACCAGCTTAATGAGAAGTGAAAACAGTGTGTGATGATGCAGACAGCACTTGGTCGCGTGAAAGATCAAGACGTGATCTAAACGACACTTAAACATAAGACTATCAGCAAAAGTGCAGGCTTTTCCCGTAATTCCCAGTGATTTGACGGTTTAGGATCAAATTCCCACTTCCATTAGCTATCCAGAAAAAGTAGAAAGGGAATCTAATAAAAGCATTCTAATACAGCAAACTTGGGCTTGGCCGGACGTGTCGCTCCCGCTTTGGACATAAAAAGTCTCAGCAATTTACTACAAAATGCGCAGTCGAAAGAAGTCCAAAGCGATTCCGATAACAATgacaagcaaaaaagagaaattctgTCAGTTGGCACCAGGGGCGCCATCAAATTTTAACAAACTACTAGTGGTCTCTATTTTGTCCGACGCTACCGGAGGCATCCAACTCAGAATCAGTGGAATAAATAGCTGAGTAGCTTAAACCTTGCAAAAGCAACATTTTGCAGGTGCAACTCTTTCATAAGGAATGCATTCATTCAGGTTCACTGCTGACAATGTCTAACAACAAGGGCCGTGTTAAGCTATAGCCCATGAAGAGCCGCCAGAATGATAAAATTGCCAGATGATAAGCAAATTATAGACGATGGAACAGATGATCCCAAAAGGGTAGAAGCAACAGGGACCCGCATGATTGCTGCTGGTGACCGCGTCAAATAGACAAGGACAAGCAACAACTCACCTTGAACCTACAATATTGGAGGCTAACAATAGACTTATTGTACAGAAACATTATGTGGGAGTCGCCGTGACATCCAAGAAGTTGGCCTTTTAACCACGAGCATAAATGCAAGAATCGTgtagaatgaaatttttttacatgGCAAGATGACAAGCGATGCGGCCAGAACGGAATTTAGCCTTCTGAGCCTTGATTACGTCTGAATTTATGAGATCCAAACTGCAATACAATTACTTCAATGGCGGAAAGTCTTCACAGCTTGCTCAATCCGCCGCCGACAAAGTGGACAATTTGTCAAGTGCGATGAGCATGTTGTACAGCAACACATATGCCCACATCTGTTGAAGAAATGCATATAGCATGCCAAGCACAAGTTAAGAAGTCATCCAGAAGCAGTAAAGATAAAACCCCTTAGAAGGTTTGATTATACTCCAATATGCGCTAGGGGAGAGatgcttgttttttttggtcatggaTAAAAGTTATACGCCTCCAGTTGGGGTTTATTTCATTTATGTTTTTGACAGATACCACGACAGGGATTTATAATGTTGAGTATCCATTTATCCAATTAAGAAGGTGCAATTGCCAAACAGCATTTTGCCAATTAGAACCCACGCCCCAGAAAGCTTAAGCATCGGAGGCCGAAACTTACAACACAAAAGTTGGCAGATTAAAGCGGACCATAGGTatacacccttttttttttttcttgagacCATAGGTGTATTCTAAAGCTACTAAATGTTACAAGAAGAGTACACAGGTATGTGCATGCTATCTTGCTAATTATGTGCACTGCAAAGCCTGCACATGGAAATTAACCTTCTATTGCCTAAAGGTCATTCCAATATGGGACAAAATACAAATGCACTATCGACAGATTACTCTAATAACATCTATCCAATAAAGAAAAGATTGCTTACGGGACAAAGACGGAATTGTACTCCTGCTCAAGGCATATGACACAAAGATCTGGCATTGAACGGTCTCTCTTGGCACTGTCTGGCGCATTCTTGGTCTTTTCATCTGTTCCTGAGAAAGAATCATAACCATCAGTACATGAACAGATCATATGTTTTAAGTAACAATTATGTAACACAAAGTTACCTTCAGTATCCTGTCCTGATCTCCTAGCAGCAGCTGCAAGAACCCTGCATGGAGAGGACTTAACCAACATTATGCAGAAAGAGAACAATAACCAAGATATGCTACTGATAACCAATCAGTCTCCAGAAGGAAAAGCACCTGATTTATTAccaatagaaaacaaaaaaaaaaaaaatctgaagtaTGACTAGGAAAGAAATCGAGAAAACAAATAAGAGGAAAGACATtcagaagaagcagaagaggcATTTGAGAACCAACCAGAGACCACCCAGCAAAGATAGCAATTTGAGCTAGGTAACATAAAAAGGTCAAATATCTGAATATCAATCAGCATGAGGAAGAAACATTAAACTAGCAATTGTCTTGAAAGACAACTTCTTGATTTCATATTAATCAGAAGGGTCCTGTCATCCACAACCGGATTTTATACAACGACAATTGTGTAAGCTGACAACATGAATGTAAGCCACATTATCGTCCTATTTGACAGAAGCACtcaaaaaacaaatcaagacCGGAAAGTTGATACTGTCCTCGTCCTCAAACAACAAAGAAATGATCATGTGAGAACCTAACTTTATCTACTGCTGTTTTACCGGTGTGTCTTTCCCCGATAATTAATTGCGGCAAAATGAATTGCATCACCTCACAGTGCTCGACTCTGGTTGCTCGACAAAGGTGTGTTTGACTCCAACACTCACAGCTGCCCGGAAACTTGACAGAAATTTTGATAGTCAATGATGTTCTGATGTTCGTAATCGAAGATGAGTCACACAACGGAAGACATTCACGGTAGAGGTTGTTAGGGTTTTAAAAGgaccaaactggtatatctcgCTAAAGACAAATGATGACGAACACTGAAAACAAATGGGATGAGCTCGTCAGAGACAAATACGGAGGATGAGCTCATGGCCAGGACTGCTTGCGACGATGATGACGGAAGGCGGATAGAGACGAAGAAGAACAATGGCCCACAAGAGAGAAATTGTAGCAGACAGAGGAAGGTCATACGGTGGTGACTGGTGGCGGCGAGCATAGGAGAATGCACAACTCTCCAGATCTGGATGACCTGGGTCGGCGACAAGCTCCTCCTGATGACGAGAAATAATAACGAAGAGAGAAGACAGCAAGGGACAAAGCTCGAGTCCTTGCCAGAGAAGAAGATTATGATGCGTTACTGAAGATGGGCTCAAAAAAATAACAGTGAGTGACTGAGTATAGCTTGAAACAGAGAACACGATAGCTGGCTTGATGGAGAAGACGACAAAAGCCCTTCTGTTTTTTCTTATTACTAGCAGCAAGAAAAAACAGCTGTGTTTTGGCATTCTAGGGTCTTTATTTGGGTCCTCTCTCTTGATGACTAATAATATATAGATGTTCGGCAGAGAGCAAGAGAAATTCAGAGGTACATCTTTACCAAGTAGATTAATGAAAGGGTACATAAGATCGCTCGATTTATAGGGCAGGAGAGATACTAACAAAATCCTAATTTCCTTACTCATGACTACCTATTAGCTCCTGACTAATATCCATTATATACTTCAACAGAACACATGTAGTTAAGAAGAATATAAGtcgaaaagaagaggaagcaaTAAAGAACATCTTCAAATAAAACTTTGATGTTGACAAATAGAATGCAAGTGTGAAGAGAAGGAAATAGCTAAATATATCTCCAGCCAAAAGTCCAgtttaaaacaaaataaaattggtcTACGATTTTGTGAGCTGCAAAAAATAGCCATCCCATGTTAGTCACTGGCACAGAACTTATGGCTGGCAGTTATTATCCGTATATGGCAGATTCATGTTATGTCCAGTCCACCAAATACTTCAGGGCATCTAgacaaatgaagaaaaagcaaCAACTGATAATTTCGACAAACCAGTGCCTTCCATTTCTAAAAGTACAAGCTTCACTAGATATACCTTCGCTGCAGTTCCCAGCGTCGCTTTCTATCCATGATGTATTGGATAGCTCGTTTTGTAATCAAACAAATGCCGAATACTGTAAACCCTACGGAAGCATACCTATACCACCTGTTCAAACTCCTAGTCAGCATGCATTTGAAAGAACGAGAGAAATTTAAGATGCCGCAGCTGTTCACTGAAATAATTACCTAGCCCATTTGCCAAGATTTGAAATCAGCTGGTCAATAGTTTTTGGAGATACATAAAAGGGCCCTTTGTATGGTCTCTGGATCCGCACCGTCCCAATATCATCTTTGACGGCCTGACTTCAAGCAAAGAAGCAAACATGGTAAATTCACAGAAGAAACGATATCAAACGGATGAAGAGTGAGAAATGCCTCGACAAAGTAGATAACTTGACTCTTGTACTCCGTAATTATTTGCATCTGTACAGGTTGCACCCCCTGGTGCTCTTCAATGAAGCTACCCCAGTTCATCGATATATATACAGGACTTTCGTTTTTGTTTGATAGGTAAGTATAGAATTTGAAGTACTGGATTTACAACTTGAAGCATTCAGGAGCACCGTACTAACTCACTTAAGACAACCTAAACTCATAAAAGCGTTGCCATACTATACATGATGACTACACCAGATGCAGTGACTTAATTCTTCAGACGCTTAAAATGCTCATACAGAGAAATGTAGCGATATTTTTCTAGTGTGTTAGTAATTTCTCGGTTGCTACATTAGTTTGCacttttttaattattagcTTTAGCTATTGAGTTCAAGCCTCCCCATCGGAGGGGGTTCAAATGTAAGTTACCTTCACTACATAActgattagaaattaatttagagAGGTTAAAATATAAGTTACCTTCACTGCACAGCTGATTAGCAATTAATTTAGAGAAAAGCCAGTGGTTGGTTATTAGCTAAGTAACACATATCTTCCCAAAAATCTACGAGGGTCATATTTCAATAAACTGCGGACTTTCCTAGTAAGTGACTATTTTTATCCTAATGATGGTACAAGCAATAGACAGTAACATCCCTTCCTAAGGAGGAGACAGGAAGATGTACATTGATTCTTTCAAAGCTGCCCTCTCCACAAATTGAATGATTGGGCTTAGTATGAAATTATGATTAGTCAGACTCAGTCAGAAATCAGCTTTGAGAAGAAAATTCATGCAGCCCAGTTCTTTTGGAGTAGCAACAAATTTACACAATCAGCGGCCATTGCTCTCCACCATATTCATTTTGTAGATAGGTTTATCTTCTTTGCGAGAATAATGCACTATATTGACCACCATAGGCTCTAACTCCCAAATAAGTTCAATAAATCAAACGTGGCATTACTCTGCAGTTAGCTCCGTAAAATGCTCATAAAATCATGTGCCCCTAAGTCTGAGAGATTGATGTCTTTGTAATGGGAGATAAAATCAGCATTATCAACTGAACAATAACGTGAAGAGATTGACGTCTTTCCTAGTAAGTGACTATTTTTATCCTAATGATGGTACAATCAATAGACAGTAACATCCCTTTCTAAGGAGGAGACAGGAGGATGTACATTGATTCTATCAAAGCTGCCCACTCCACAAATTGAATGATTGGACTTAGTATGAAATTACAATTAGTCAGACTCAGTCAGAAATCAGCTTTGAGAGGAAAATTCATGCAGCCCAGTTCTTTTGGAGTAGCAACAAATTTACAAAATCAGTGGCCATTACTCTCTACCATAGTCATTTTGTAGATAGGTTTATCTTCTTTGCGAGAATAATCCGCTATATTGACCACCATAGGCTCTAACTGccaaataattcaataaatcaaacGTGGCATTAATCTGCAGTTGGCTCCGTGCAATGCTCATAAAATCATGTGCCCCTAAGTCTGAGAGATTGATGTCTTTGTAATGGGAGATAAAATCAGCATATCAACTGAACAACAACGTGAAGAGCATGCTAGCATAATGTGAGTTATTAACTCACAGTTCATATCTGAGAGTACAAGTTGGTTTTACTACATCATAGGCTTAAGGAGATGTTTTCCTATCATTCGTTCAACATTACAAAATCTTATTCAACAGCAGCCTCCAGTTAAGACACAGCATCCAGTTTCCAGTGAGTACACCCAGCCTCAAGCAGACCCATTGAATTGCAGTTCATCCCAAAGCATTGAAGTTACAACAGAAACGATACTCATGACACTATCCTCAGTCGCTTCATTGATACTCAGCCAGATCCAATATTTCACATTAATAATCACAtcataagaaatacataaggaCTACTTGAAAGGCCAAATAAAACTGCATATCAATTGACAACACATTGGTCAATCCATCATCGTCACACAAGTGGCTGTCGAGTTGCCAATGTTTCATTTTTCAGCATATAACAGCACCAGCTCATTAAACTCCATGAGATGGCAGAAAACTTACCTCACCGACAACAGTCAAGGAGGAACCAACAGGAAGAACGCGCTCAATCCTCTTGACTCCAAGCATCtggaatataaaaagaaaaaaaagaaggtgaaTAGATAAATAAGAGAGAATCAAATGAATCCTCAATAAGCTTGGCTTATAGTCCATCAACAACATATTTGCTGAACAGGAAGCCATGAGACAGACAAACCTTGAGACCCTGAAGATAATCTAATGTTCCTCGTACAAGAGATCGTCCAGACTCTTCAAACACTTCGCTTGCAATGTTTAGTTCAAAACCTGAGGCTCCTCGGGCCCCCACCACATGCACGCGGCCAGTACCATCATCCTATGCATATGCACAAGAAATAATAAAGGCATATATTTAGATCGTCATTTGGACATAGAGCAGAAAGCAAGATGTTCtcaaagaaaacaagagaaggCTCCAATCTTTCTAGACAAGACCAACTCGTGACCAGTCAGCTATGCAGTCAATATAAGCAAACTTACTTGGACCACCAAATCAAAGTGAACAAGAAAGTTAAGAAAAGCATGAGAGAGCAGCCATTCCTCACCAGGTACCAGGGAACTTCTTTACTCATAGATAGCATCAACGCAGAGTCTTGAATCCAAGAACCAGCATCATTGTGCTTCAAAAAGTGTTGCTCTGCCTGAGAACAAGCCAACAACATTAGTAATCCCATAGGGTAGAGCATAACAAAGCACAAATAAGCAAGTATTAGAATCAAGGGAAAGCTCATTACCGTCTCCTCCACTATCACACCTCGCAGACCACTATACTCACAATTAACTGGCGTGTCAGAGCCCACTCTTCCACAAAGTGTGACAACCAAAGGCAACACCTTAGATTCCTTATCCAAAAGCTGTGCTGTTCCAGGCAAAGGGAATGCATAAAACCATTTTCTGGATAAGTTTAAGTAAACAGGCACCAATTCATTTCAGCTGCTACAAGCAGTTGTACTGttaagaaaaaaggaattgCACTCAATGTGGAAAATGAGGCGTTTGAATAGTCAGAGCTTGTTTCCTGATTTCTTGATGAAAAATATGTTCAGAGTACTCCAATGAATACAACAGCAGCTACAAGAAGATGGAAAAgtatttcaaaagaatatagGCAGGATGATGGAAGTTTCCCTCCTCCCTTCACGTCATGGCTGACTGAGGGAGGGTGTGCCTCCACAACCCCCAACATAAAAAAAGAACCACCCCACCCCAGGCGGCCAATTCTGCAAGATATGTAACTGTACATTTTTTGTGCCTTGCCCTGTGTCAGGTAAATGCAAAATTCATTTATCTCACCCCCTAAACTGACTTTCTAGGTTCGCCGCTCCTTTAGGCCTCAAAAACTCGCATGAATTTGACAAAAGAGATGGCCATCTCCAAAATGCTGCAGTCGTAAGATTacaaatttccaaatttcttcGACGGAGTACCACAGCAAGAATGCCGGAAAGCGAACCCAATTCCTTCAATTGGTTCACGGCACATTCATGGCAAGTCATAAACCACTCAGTCCAGGAGAGACAATAAGAACAAGGAGGGAGAAACAGAGATCATTCTCCAAGACCTCGAAAGTGCGCTTACCTAATTCCTTCAATTGGTTCACCCGAAAAACACACTTCAAAGCCTCTGCATCCCTGCGACAAGATTCAAAACCGACACTTATACCAAACCAATGAAAACCCTCAACAGCACATCGACAATTAGTCACGGAACGTCTTTTTTATCGGACTGCCGACCTTAGCTAAACTTGAAATCcataaaattcaaacaaaagcTCAAAATTCCACTCCATCTGAGGTAATTCGGCAGCACGTGAAGTACACATTACCTTCCACTGCTTCTGCCCAGAAGGTACAGAGCAGCTGCGCTCAAGCAACAACTCAGACCACCCCAAGGAATCATGTGGAAGCAATCCCGACCTCTTTCCTAACCATGAAATAAAACGAAGCCGAGGAACCCGAGCAAGATCAACCCGAACAAGCCAGAGAGCTACGACGAGACCTCCTGATTTCGCGGCGATAAGAAGGCGAAACCGGCACAAACGCCCTCGTTGAACGCAAGGGCACGAGATcgcaaaggaggaagaagaagaagaagaagaagaaacgatCGAAGAATTGGGCGGGGAGAGAATCGGATGCGATGAGTGGGAGGTGGGGATGAAGGAACTGTctgtgtggagagagagagtaccttgGGAAGCACGGACatgattccttttctttgtttcatttcgaaaaaatatttttacgaaaatcaTCAATTCTATCACTtacaaatataaataaataaatatttttttatctgaaATATAATTTCAAgcatataaataattatttttaataaaatatttttcgaataatttatttttcaggaaacaaatgaatcattaaaaaaaatgaaaaaagtattaCATTCTTAATTGGCATATAATTTAATTAttctcattgtatatttgaagCCAGAATTAGGTATATGCAAATTAAGTTTCATGTTAAAAGGGTGGTTCCATTTGAGCGGTTGGTGACTTTTTTGTCTCCTCCGGGTTGCATATTTAATCACTAATTTTCAAGAGATCATAAGACTTAACTTTCGATCTGCTATTACAATTCGGTTTTAGGGACCCTTTCATGATCTTACATGAAATCGATTTTTATGACTTTGGGTTTATGGAAATTAAGAAATGGGGCTTGCACTTTGTCGATCTCTTCAATGCCACAACCGTGAACCTTCTATATATTATAGTGAAAGAGAGCTTATGCATAGTTAATATGTTTTTATAACCTTAGATTGTCTACCGTCTAAGGAACTCGATACGGAAAAAAGACTCTAAACATTGAGATAAGCTCCATCGTCGAGAGGAAAACAGCCCGAATCACCAGTTAAAGCCCCTAAATAACCGATCGGTGATAAAGGAGGCGGGGGTGCATATATAGCTAAGAGGTTTGTCTAGAAGCGACCATCCTTGAAAGAATGCGCGACCACCATCGATCGAGCGCTCTTGCACCGAAGATGAACGGGGCTAAGGCGAAAATGATAGAAGAATTAAATCTTTTAAATATGGACCGAAAGGTCATTGAGTTAGCAAATgaatattattaaagaaaagataatcgAGAAACTAATAATTCTGTTTTGAGTATATCGCGATACTATTGTAGATGTGAGCTTATCAACAGGAGTTAATCTTCAATAAGGCACTAGCGCATACCCTAGGGTGATCATCACCACATGCATCTCACATCTCAGCACAATGAAACCGGTAACCCGCCAAGCTATCATATGTCGCCAAACTTCTTGATGCTCTTAATGTTCGTTCTCTACGTTGTTATTTTGCTTGTTTTCCTTTAGTTGACccatttttttaccacaaattaATTGTCCGATTGACATGGTTGTATTTACATTCAAATAATGGCAACGTTCCTATCTCGCTTGTGTTAGTTTTACTTACCTAGAGGGAAAAGGCTACTAAATAGGGCTCATACACGTAGTTTTCATATGCAAGACTCGAATTTTACGCAGGAGAACGTGTTAAGAAATATGTTATGGGTTATTATGGACGGCATATTAAGAAAAATATAGAAGCCCGAGAGGCCAAACCAAGAAGGGCAATTCtattagaaaaaaggaaaaataaatatcgAATATAGTTCTATCGGGTGCatcaaaatttatttggtaatcgTCATATTAAGTATTTCaatgtaacatttttttttagctaaatCTGCATAGATCAGATTTATCAAAATCGTTAATCACATGCAAATCCCGTTTATGTCTTGTAAAAATCAACCTTTGTGATTGCTCGTGACTAATTGACCAAGATCTTatgtaagtatttttttttttctggaatttGATTGTACCTTATGTATTAttcaattttagttggaaaaagaaggaaagcaagAAGTTAGGGCTAATTATCCACCattaatcaaaaataaaaaaattaaacattagTACATtattcaaattagaaaatagcgAGTCGTAAAATCTGGATTAAGTGAAAAATCAATGGCAATACTGTAATTTTCAGGACAAACTTGCTAGAtcccctccttctctctcctccttaaACCCTTCGAAGCAGCAGGCAGAGCAAACGAGAGGCGAGAGCAAGCCCTGAACTAAAACCCCTCGCTGCTCCGCCACACCCACTCTCTCTCCGCCGATTTCAATGGCTGCCGCTGCCCTAAGGCACCGCAATCCGAAGCACCTCTTGCCGCTTCCCTCCCAAATCCATTCTTGCTGCAGGGGACTCGTCGCCGGCCACTCAGTCGCCGAATCCCTCTCCGCCAATGGCCAGCGATCCCGCGTGTCGCTCCCGTGGTGGAGATCCATGGCCACTTTCACTCGGACGTGAGTTTCGCGCTCTCCGATTTGCCGGTTCAGTCGTGTTCTTCCGCATACTGAGTGGAGACGTCGATTTGCtgtgctttttttcctttctttcatttcATCTTCGTCGgcgtttgtttgtttgttctgGAGCTTATCCTTCTGGTTTATTCATGGTTTTGTGAGAGTGTACTGTGTTTCTAGCGCGTTAGCTTCTGTTTCAATGGAActtgaaatttctcaccttgACATTCTGCCAGTGACAGACTGTTCAATAGGATCT contains:
- the LOC115728692 gene encoding E3 ubiquitin-protein ligase SP1 isoform X7 produces the protein MLSMSKEVPWYLDDGTGRVHVVGARGASGFELNIASEVFEESGRSLVRGTLDYLQGLKMLGVKRIERVLPVGSSLTVVGEAVKDDIGTVRIQRPYKGPFYVSPKTIDQLISNLGKWARWYRYASVGFTVFGICLITKRAIQYIMDRKRRWELQRRVLAAAARRSGQDTEGTDEKTKNAPDSAKRDRSMPDLCVICLEQEYNSVFVPCGHMCCCTTCSSHLTNCPLCRRRIEQAVKTFRH
- the LOC115728692 gene encoding E3 ubiquitin-protein ligase SP1 isoform X1; this translates as MIPWGGLSCCLSAAALYLLGRSSGRDAEALKCVFRVNQLKELAQLLDKESKVLPLVVTLCGRVGSDTPVNCEYSGLRGVIVEETVMSFPLILILAYLCFVMLYPMGLLMLLACSQAEQHFLKHNDAGSWIQDSALMLSMSKEVPWYLDDGTGRVHVVGARGASGFELNIASEVFEESGRSLVRGTLDYLQGLKMLGVKRIERVLPVGSSLTVVGEAVKDDIGTVRIQRPYKGPFYVSPKTIDQLISNLGKWARWYRYASVGFTVFGICLITKRAIQYIMDRKRRWELQRRVLAAAARRSGQDTEGTDEKTKNAPDSAKRDRSMPDLCVICLEQEYNSVFVPCGHMCCCTTCSSHLTNCPLCRRRIEQAVKTFRH
- the LOC115728692 gene encoding E3 ubiquitin-protein ligase SP1 isoform X3, with protein sequence MIPWGGLSCCLSAAALYLLGRSSGRDAEALKCVFRVNQLKELAQLLDKESKVLPLVVTLCGRVGSDTPVNCEYSGLRGVIVEETAEQHFLKHNDAGSWIQDSALMLSMSKEVPWYLDDGTGRVHVVGARGASGFELNIASEVFEESGRSLVRGTLDYLQGLKMLGVKRIERVLPVGSSLTVVGEAVKDDIGTVRIQRPYKGPFYVSPKTIDQLISNLGKWARWYRYASVGFTVFGICLITKRAIQYIMDRKRRWELQRRVLAAAARRSGQDTEDEKTKNAPDSAKRDRSMPDLCVICLEQEYNSVFVPCGHMCCCTTCSSHLTNCPLCRRRIEQAVKTFRH
- the LOC115728692 gene encoding E3 ubiquitin-protein ligase SP1 isoform X2, which translates into the protein MIPWGGLSCCLSAAALYLLGRSSGRDAEALKCVFRVNQLKELAQLLDKESKVLPLVVTLCGRVGSDTPVNCEYSGLRGVIVEETAEQHFLKHNDAGSWIQDSALMLSMSKEVPWYLDDGTGRVHVVGARGASGFELNIASEVFEESGRSLVRGTLDYLQGLKMLGVKRIERVLPVGSSLTVVGEAVKDDIGTVRIQRPYKGPFYVSPKTIDQLISNLGKWARWYRYASVGFTVFGICLITKRAIQYIMDRKRRWELQRRVLAAAARRSGQDTEGTDEKTKNAPDSAKRDRSMPDLCVICLEQEYNSVFVPCGHMCCCTTCSSHLTNCPLCRRRIEQAVKTFRH
- the LOC115728692 gene encoding E3 ubiquitin-protein ligase SP1 isoform X5, whose amino-acid sequence is MIPWGGLSCCLSAAALYLLGRSSGRDAEALKCVFRVNQLKELAQLLDKESKVLPLVVTLCGRVGSDTPVNCEYSGLRGVIVEETAEQHFLKHNDAGSWIQDSALMLSMSKEVPWYLDDGTGRVHVVGARGASGFELNIASEVFEESGRSLVRGTLDYLQGLKMLGVKRIERVLPVGSSLTVVGEAVKDDIGTVRIQRPYKGPFYVSPKTIDQLISNLGKWARWYSEGFLQLLLGDQDRILKMKRPRMRQTVPRETVQCQIFVSYALSRSTIPSLSHVGICVAVQHAHRT
- the LOC115728692 gene encoding E3 ubiquitin-protein ligase SP1 isoform X4; protein product: MIPWGGLSCCLSAAALYLLGRSSGRDAEALKCVFRVNQLKELAQLLDKESKVLPLVVTLCGRVGSDTPVNCEYSGLRGVIVEETAEQHFLKHNDAGSWIQDSALMLSMSKEVPWYLDDGTGRVHVVGARGASGFELNIASEVFEESGRSLVRGTLDYLQGLKMLGVKRIERVLPVGSSLTVVGEAVKDDIGTVRIQRPYKGPFYVSPKTIDQLISNLGKWARWYSEGFLQLLLGDQDRILKEQMKRPRMRQTVPRETVQCQIFVSYALSRSTIPSLSHVGICVAVQHAHRT
- the LOC115728692 gene encoding E3 ubiquitin-protein ligase SP1 isoform X6, which codes for MIPWGGLSCCLSAAALYLLGRSSGRDAEALKCVFRVNQLKELAQLLDKESKVLPLVVTLCGRVGSDTPVNCEYSGLRGVIVEETAEQHFLKHNDAGSWIQDSALMLSMSKEVPWYLDDGTGRVHVVGARGASGFELNIASEVFEESGRSLVRGTLDYLQGLKMLGVKRIERVLPVGSSLTVVGEAVKDDIGTVRIQRPYKGPFYVSPKTIDQLISNLGKWARWYRYASVGFTVFGICLITKRAIQYIMDRKRRWELQRRCPEVFGGLDIT